A window of Rhipicephalus microplus isolate Deutch F79 chromosome 8, USDA_Rmic, whole genome shotgun sequence genomic DNA:
AGCTGCACGGCAAAACTACTGTAACTGCGTGGTTGAGCTCTCTAGGCTTGACTGCACAGCCTCACAAAGTTGTTCTAAAGTATAGCTGTCAGATTTTTCAGTCACAGAACTGCAGTTGCAAACCTTTCAACCAAACAGATGTGCAGAAAAAAGATGTTGGCTTATTTTAAGAGGCGATGGCAATGCAAATGGATGTGAATTTTGCGTGGCAACTGATACAGGTCGCATGCAGATGTGAATTCCAGTCACCTTGAGTTGCTTTTTGTTTGCCAGCCGTGAATAGTCACACAACCGATGCTAGTCGTGGGTGCGAATGAGCTTTAATGATGAGAATGCACAGTGCCAGAAACAGGACGATGAAAAAATGACAGACAGGCTACTGACATAACTACATCTAATTTAGTACGGTGAGGAAATGCAATATATATACAGAAGCTCTATGGAGAAGGTCAACAAAAAGTATCTATGTAAAGACAGAACAGAAATCACATTTACCCTGTCAGGTCTGTATACAAAGAGAATTTTGGGgacttgtttattttttatttggcaCAGCCTTAGCCAAACCGACGTTCTTGCTATCGTTAATTTGCTATCACCTAACATTGTTAGAACAGATTAAAGAAATGAACACCACAAGCACGGGCCAATTATGAGAATAAGGCTCAAACACAACACCCACATCTTTCGCTGCAGCTCCACTTGCTTCTCCTTGCGCGAGTAGTAGTCCATGATCTTGAGCCTCTGCTCAGCAACCAGGCGACCTTTCTCAATGTTGAATTCTTCTTCGGCCTGTGGTTCAGAACAAAATAAAATGAATTAAAGAGTTGACTAAAGGCCAGGTTAAAGCGGAAGGTTTTATGAAACTGACCTTGCTTACACAATAAAGGAACAACAATGAAAAAACATTCAACTTCACGAGCCCAGGTCAAACTGGCCGAAAACATCCAGAGAAAATGTATATCTTAGCCAAAACAAATTTGGTGGAAGGATCTACCCAGCCCTGCACCCCTAGCTTACAAGGGAAGGCTTAACAGCACGCTATGTTGGGTCAGTTGGGGCATTGTTACTTGAAAAACGTGGCACTAGGTTAAAAACGAGAACAAAGATGTGGCACCAGGGTAAAAAATGAGATCAACATCTCATCATTCTTGTTTTTGACCTTGTGCCACGCCTTTTAAAGGAGCAATGACATAATTTACTCATGTTAATATTTTTGTATCAACTAGTAGCTGTCGACCCCCTAGTAGCGATTCACAACCTATAACGCAACTGAGAGacgaataactatcacttttgatgatttatatcactggtatctatCACAATTCAAAATGGCCGACAATCCTGGCATTTTTAGCGCTAGGTGCGCTACCAGTGGcactacctcgcggtcacctgcAGACGTTGCctcagctgaccacttctccacagagaAAAGAGAAGACGTCAGGCCatgctgctccgcaaacatttcgtctgctaggcgcacacattcagtcatgccttgtcgcCTGCATGGCCGTCGTCACCATACAATATGTTGACTGGGGTCGAATACAACAGTCTGGAGCTTGGAACCATAGCGATTTGCGACATTGCGAatcatttttgcttcgatcgactcTTAGCAGAACAGCAATTCCAGCGTTGACGCTGTTCCAAGCAGCAATTAGGCggtgcccgaggatgcatgcTTCGGCGGCGCTTGCTCATGCGTCTAAATTAGCTATATTGGGGTGTGTGGCGTGCGCAGCAGTCTGGGATACGCAAAGGGGTCAATGGAATAACGGTGTAGGGCAAGCACACCAGTGGAGAAATAGAATACATTCCCTACAGCCAGGTTCTTCTTTgcacctccagatggccccaccatTCTGGCCTCTCACAATAGTGGCAGTAGTAACCTGGTATTACACTGACGCAAAAGAAATCTACGGATCAACTAAAATTTACTATtaacgatacctgcgtgttacttgttagcaatGATATGCCTATACAATACTCCACTTcaatagcttgtggtcgtgttggcgTGCAACATATGCGtaatgaaaagacaccctcatttcACTTCGAACCATACGACTAAACTCGGAAATAATGGTTCCCCAAAATGATGACTGACGAGCACACGTTGaatgatgctcttttctttcaccGTTCTTTTATAGGTGGTTTCAAAGCGGTGTTACGAACATCAGACATGACGAGTGAGTGCGTTTTCAGGCTTCGGTGCCAGGATAAGAAAACTCTGATCGTCGACAGCATGCAAGGAATGTATAACACTGAACACATAGCACCAGTGTCAACGGCGCAGGGGCCCTCCATTTTTCATTAGGCTCTTGTGCGATATTTGCCATCAAAATAAAATAGCTCCCACTTAATGGACGCGATACAAATTTGGCCAAGAGGACCTACGCACACCTAGCAATCAAATTTAGGGCACATCTCGATTTCTGAATttaatgtcagtgctcctttaagtaaTGGGACCGTACTCATCCGAAAACTTCAGGCCAGCCAATTCCCTTACGGCACCCTTTCTTAAACCATTGGAGAGTCCTTGTTCTACAAGGACTGAATTGTGGTTCGCAGTATGTTATGAAATGTCATAAACAATATGTATTACCAGCTAtatgtgcacattaaagaacaacAAGCAATTAAAACTCATGGAGAGCCCCTAATTTCAACATAATGCATTTGGCAATTGAAAGCTCGCACATTACCAAGTTTTCATTTTGAGGCTTTACATGCCACAAGCAGGGCGTACATGGCGACAGGGGCACATTACAGTGAGTGGATAACTCAGCataaattttaaaattttgtcTTCTTCATGCACACCAAAACATATGCACATTTTGCACGCATTGAAGTATGGAGCGCTGGTGTTTAGCAGCTCTACACCATAGATGCCAAGCAACCACGGCGAGTTCTCATGAAATAGTCCGTAATTTTCCTTATGTGCACGGTCCCATTGTAAGGCTTCGGTTCACCAACCAGCTCAACAAGTACTCCAATGTAGCCGGCTAGAAAGGCTGGCGCGCCGTTTATTTGGAGAGCAACACGACTCGAACGCGCGTGCGTGCTCTAATTTGCAAATTAAAGGTTGCGAGGACCACTTCGAGACCCCGGAAACTTTAAGCTCGCTGTAGCACGTCTCCATACCTCAGAGTTACGGTATATCATTGGTGACGAAAAAAACATTACGATGCCTTGCATGTCGCCGTAATGCGAAAAGATCGATTCACAGGAACTCTGGAAAGTAATTAAGGCTACCGAAAAATTGCATTCTATACGGAAGCAACAATTTCCTTTATTTGTAACACAGCGATTACTAGTTAccatgccaattttttttcttactcacagTAAGATTATCCGATTAGCAATAATTATTAGCATACATAATGTGATATCACTTGTCATTATTGTGCCTCCTAATATCGAAGTACTGGCCTCCCAGCACAAAGTGAGCTTGCAGGGACATCTTGGAGAAAAATGCTGCAAGCTCTGGCGACCACAGAATCGAAGGCAAACGACGGTAAATGACGTGATAATACATTGAAATAGCGTTTGTGAGTTTAGTTTCAATATTCGAAGGTAGCACAAGCACGGGCAGTGGCACTCGTTCGGTGTAATTAAGGAGGCCGGATATCACGCGCCTACGCCAGCGCGAGCCAGCTCCCATGCGCGGTATTAACATAACAAATATTTACCTTGGCGTCCACTTCTTCAACCTTTTCGTTTGCCTCTTGCTCGATAAACGCCATCATGTGCTTGATCTGAAAGAAAACGAAAGCACGAACCCGGTCAGTCCGGCGCGCCTACGAGGGGTGTATTAAATCGTCGACACTTTCTTACCTGTTTCTTAACGTCAGAGTCGCTGAGAGCCATGGTCGGGGAATTAGTGGACGGGCGCTGTTACTTAAAATCACACGTTAGACGCTTCGAGGGCGAAGTTATGACCACTGCAATATTTTTGGCAGTTTTGTGTGAAACTAGACTCGGCAGCTGCAGGCGGTCGATGCAGACGCTGTCATGTGACGGACACCACTGCTGAAtgaaataatgatgatgatacagTAGTTGCCCTTTGTTATCGCGCTTCAACGGTTTCAAACTGCACAGTTATATGTCAAGATGTCCATGATTATAGTGACGGCCTTTGAGATGCTAAACATACAACATTATCTTGAAGGCCATGTTATAGCAAGTTTAGTACAATTGTTTCCCGCTTGACTTTGTTTTGGCGCAAGTGACTGCACCGTTTGCTTGGAGTATTAATAGAGAAGAGTATCTACAAATCGACGTTTATTGACTTTATTTTTTGTAAAAGTTCAATGTTGCAATGTTGTATTTAATAATAGCCATTTGCAAAATGTGTTTTTTTAGCATTTTGCATCAATTATGTGATATTGCTATATAGCTATTTTATGTCTATGTTAAGCAAGCAAAATTTTACAAATAGCAAATATTTTACAAATAGAAACAATTCTTATAAAACTAAACGCTaaagttgctgtttttttttatttattagttGTCAAGCAAATGTTTGGCCTTGAAGATTTGCATCAATTTTCTGCTTCAGAGGGACAACACGCTGCTGCACTCCAGAAGGCATATTATAAAACCTCCTTGATAATTTGGTAAActtatatataaataaatgactaaacaaacaaacaattgattaaataaataaataaataataaaaaataaacgtgtaaacaaaaatatagatgagtaaataaatagatagatgacTAAATAAACGTACAAATAGACAAATAACTAGACAAACAAATACATGAATAACTAgtcaaataggtagatagataacTTGATGAGTAATTAAGAGAAACAGGTAAACGTATATATAAATAACTGGACAAACAAATTGATGGATGAATGATTAGTAAAGCAAATAGATAGATGATTAAATGAGTAAAAAGTACATAGATAGATGAATAAGTAAACAAATAGATAGATAACTAGAAAACAAGTACATGGATAGATGAACAGTTACGTAACCTGAGTAAGTAGATAGATAAcaaaataagtaaataagtaTGTAGATAGATGAATAGGTAAACGTATAAATAGATTACTAAACAAAccaataaataattaaataaataattaataagTAAAAGTATTGATAGATAGATGATTATACAAACAAACAGATGGCTGAATAGTGAGAAACAATACTTCAAAAATCTCCTTGCGTAAAATCTAGAAAAAATTATGGATCTTATTTAGGTTATGGATTACGTTAAAAATTCACAAGGAGGTTTGTTAGTTTCATAGAGTTTTTCGCAGAAACTCTTTGGTTAGTTTAGTGCAGACCTGCAGGCTTCACACAATAATACGATTGTATAAAACTTTATTCGCAGTTTAGTATAGtgtcatgttttcccgctttGTGTTATTGTAGCGCTTACTACCAAACTATTATTGTTTAAGCAAATTGTGTTTTATAAAAAATGAATTTAAAATACAAACTTATGCATAATTCTAAAAAACCAAGTAGCGTTAAATTTAAACTTGTGTGAACGTAGAGCAATGTAAATATACtagctttgaagaaaaaaatttgaaaGCGTTCTCTAACAATTTtaaatattgtttttgttttgcataaAAATAATTGCAACTAAATTTTGTTTTAAAGTACATGCttttaaaataatataaaaacaATCTAGTAAGTAACACTATAAATTTTAAAAAGTATAGTGTTGGTAACTTTTGCAATGTTATTAAGTTGTTTTTGTGGAAACACTGTACCGCGGCGCTGCGGTTTCTTTTGCGCTTGTCGTCTGCTTTGTGCTTTTCGCGCACTGCGACTGTTCTGGCGTTAAAACTGTTATGAGTGCTCTAATGACAAACAACCTAAGTTGATCGAACTTCGTGACCTACATCGGTGTCCTCAGTCAGTCCACATGCGTACCAACGTCAACGAAAGCTTCAAACAACCGTTTTTCACACTCGCGTGGACTGTTACTATGACTACCACAGGGCGCCGCAACTGCTACAGCATCGGTATCACATACACATCGCAGCGCAGTGGTTTTGATGTAAGTACAAGCGTGTCTGTAAAGAGAAATTCGAAGATTGTTCAACTCTGAACTTTCTGTGACAGTTGTATCGCTAAGACGGTTGTATCGCTAAAACATGGCGCACTCAGTACGAGCTCGCGAACTATGCGAGTGTGCAATGCCGCGCACTGTGACAAATTCGACAGCTCGCGTTCAGCTGGGTACAAATTACGACGATGATAACGTGCGCATAAAGCTCGCTTCGCCGAGTTTCTACTAGTGCAGTGATTTCGCCACACCAATTGGCAACAAGAGTTAACATCTATTTCGCTCTGCAAACCTTTACGTCTCGCGTGTCGAAAAATCTGGCGTAGTTTGTATCTACGCGTGGTTGCAAAGTAGTCACAAGCAAGCTTCATGACATTTGTCACGTGCCAAAGTCTAGTGACTAATTACGTCATCACGTACATTACGTCGTCGCTTGGCTAAATGCAGGTCGACACTGGAGTGTTAGCAGCAATTACTGAAATGCAAGCCGCCAGCTGCGAGGTTGGAATTGTACAATGCGTTCTACTAGGACGTTAAAGTATTTCTTGATCTAGTGTCATGTGCGCGCTTCTGCCTGTGCTCTTCTAagtattgcattttttttttcaacctgtcGATACACAATTGTCAGatgtttctgaattttttttcagtCATCAAACATAGTGTTATTAAATATTTGTGTGGTGCCTAAAATTTGCAACAACCAATTTAATTTAATTGAACAATTTTTCACAAATAACGGCTGCATGTGCTGGAGGCAGACGAACGAaacaatgaaataaataaaatctgCATTTATTTTTAAAAACTGCTTCATAAGTGCACACAAAATTATCCCCATTTCCCAAAACATATGTATTTGTTACATATGTCAATATATTTTGGATCGGATAGTGGATTGTGCAGCAATGACAAGACACGTAAATGAAAAACTCTCCTCACGCAGAGCTCCAGTATGCATCTTTTTTCAATGTGACCCGTCATGCAGTATTGCACAACTTAGTATAGGGTGTCAACATATGCACTAGCAAATGGCACATTGCTATTCAATTCAGCTTAACCATAACCGATAAGTGGATACCCGTGTTTTATATAGGGCTCGAATGTCACACTATCTCTTCTGAAGTGTCGCCCTAGACTGTCCACAACTGCCCTAGATACACATGCAGTATGCTCATTGGCTGGAAGTATCACCCGCATCAGACAGTTCCCGCATAACAACCAATGAAAGAAACTCACTCAGTGCTGTGCAACACTGTGCATAACAATTACCAAAGGCTAAACATGTGTTGCAGGCACAACGGTGATTTCGGGGTGGAACAAAGCAGACACGCATGTGGAAACATCAAAATCGGCGGCCTCGCCAAGCCACGGCACATGATGGACTGCGGTCAACTTCCTCTGTTATCAGAGGCGGTAGTTTCGAGCAGCATTTGGCAGCCCGACATATGATGCTACACTGGCTGGCAATCCAGAAAGCCAGTGGTATGTACATGCTCACTAAAGCTCAACAAGAATATTGACTGTGCTTGGGTTGCTCCTAGACAGAACCATTAATTATCACAATGCTGACCACAGCATTTTTAACCAGAACATGAAGTTTCACAAAGTTCCTTCTGTAATACATGACTCATCCTTCTCGCAGCTGCTGTGGACACAGGTCGGCAATGCCCTCGACCTAATGAGCATGTGAAGCAGGCCGCACATAAAGCACAGGCAAGTGCTTGTAACGTCATGCATCCTTCATTTTGTATGGCATGCATGAGGCGTGCACAATCTATTCTTGGCAGTATTTTTATGACTGTGTAACCTCTTCTCATTTATCATGGCGTGGATGCGTTGATATAAAAGTTGACTGACACAATGTGTAGATAATCTTCATTCACATGTACGCGGCCAGCTTCTGTGATACTACCACTCTCAACAATCCCTAGCACTGATGTCGCAATATACAAAGTAGGTATTAGAAAAACAGACATCAGAGGAGCATGGGACAGTTGCAATTGATGGCCTCCCCTTGGCACACAGCTCCATCATTATTTCAATATATGTTAGCCACAGCAATATGCCCACTTTCTTTAACAGGTTATTAAGAGAAGGACTATTGCTATCGCAGTGCATTGCTATAGCAGCGCTTTGTGCAACAAATACAAGCATAACATCACTATGTTTATAGTAAGTTCATCATCTTGCAGCAAGTTTTCTTCAGCATGAAACAGATAGGATGGAAGACCAAGGAACAAAGAGGCAATGCTCACATTTGTTCTTTTAACTGAATGATTGTCTCTTCGTATTTTGGTCTTTCGTCTTGTCTGTTTCACACATACTAGCTTCAAAAACATATTCAGACCGGCTACATTGTGTTTGCATGACATACCCAAGAAAGCACTATATAATGCACAGGCCCACGAGTGGAAGGGTGGAAAGCAGTCCAGCGCCACCGCTGCAGTGGTAGTGGCCAAACTGTCAAACCTGCTCAGCCGCTGCCATCCTGTCGGCATGGCACCTGCTACAGGAGGCCGATCAAGTGCCGCACAACTGGCACAGTCACGTCTGGCGCAAATGCCGTGGTGCTATCAAGCTCCTCTGCGACATGCAGAACGAACTAGCGCAGAGACAACACAGAACGATCAGCCGAACCTCAAAGAAGAAGACCACAGTAGCACATTGGACAGCAGCACTCCATACCTGAACTTCTTGGCACGACTAACTGAACACCTTGTCCACCAGCCTGACCTCTCGGATGAGTAAGTTTGAGCATGCGTAACTGCATCAGAAACATGATGAACTCAGCACGATGGCCCCAGTGAAGATCACATGTCAGTGTGTGCTCAGCTCAGTCATCATTGTCAAGCAGCACATTCGGAAAAAATGTGTTTGTGCAAACGTGAACGATGAGGACATACACAGATGCCTTACTGCAACTGCTGGTTTATTTCTCAAAGGCAGACTTCTTATCGTGCATGTTTTCATGCATTTgctcaccaaaagaaaaaaaaagcccttaaTGAGAAGGGCATCCGACTTGAATCCTGGTGTCAAATCACAAACAGATGGAAAATTCATGAACGTGGAGTGTCATTAGTGCCGACATTTCGACAAGTTCCGCTTGTCAAAATGGCAATGCCCCTTGATCACAAGTCTTTCAGCAAGTCCATCAGTACCGTGAGACTGAACAATCAATCATTCATAAAATTTTTCAACTTGAAGCAAAAAAGGGTGGAGCAACCATTAAATGCTACTTAGTCAAACAGCCTAACAAGGCAACTCTCTAATAGTCACATAACTACTGAAGGTAGATCAAGAAATAAGCATGCTTGCACTTAGCTAAGTCACTAATGACTTGAACGAGTATAACAGGCCCATAAGCACCATACGGACGCAGGGTACAACTAGACAAATCCAACAAGATGCTCCTTCTGTGAGTCTATGTAAAATCTGTGCTGTTTTTGTCTTATAATGGCTCAGCCATGCAATGTTATTTGTCTAACTCATGGAAATTTCATTCAGCATATCTGTGTCTATACACTAAATGTGTAAGCATGCACGTGCATCCACACTTAGTGTTGGTGAAATTAGGAATATTTTAGTTCTGTACGAGTGCAGGACCTTCACATGTGTGTCTGCCCAGTGAAATCTAGCCTTGTTAAGTACAGTTACATCCGACTCAAAAAACACCAATATCCCTTATTTGTTTTTAACACATATTTGCTGCATGAAATATCTCAGTGAGGAACATCTTAGATCTACTTCCTTATTGTTAACAACTTATATCCTTGTTCATTACGTGAAGATTTAGATATATGCTGTTTCATGCAGAGCGTGCATTCTTTTTTGCATGTTTGGGTGAGCAGCTGTGCTAAGAGACACGTCCGCCCTGATGGTTATGGCGCTTTACTGCTGACCCACACATCATGGCATCAAAACCTGgccacggtggccgcatttttgatAGACACATAAATGCCTAAAACCTGTATGTCAAAGTCAGACACAGTCAGTGCAATGGGAAGTGACTCAGTTCATTGAAACCAAGTTGTGCTTATGCAAAACCAGTGCAAAATAGCCAATTACGTTCAAGCAGATGATGTTCATGCTCCGTCAACTGGACATAAAGGCTGTCACCTTTACTTATTTCAAGTACTTTACAAATTAATTCTATTAGCAGCAGCATTTCAGCGCTGTCAAGGGGCCTTTCATTTTAGGCAGTACGTACTGGCCATCTATGCAGAGCCCTCCATGGTGCCTGTGAGAAGTACATTGCCACAGAAGCGAATGGACTTGACCAGGTGAGTTACATGCTATAAAAATAACCCGTTGAAGCATGTACAATGTTATGCCACCACAACAAGCAGCAAGTGCAGCTACCGTAGCTATGTACACCAACTGCAGTAAATTTCATACATCTCGTGCCTGTGCTAAAGTGTCATAATTCATGAGATGCACTCTCGTGTGTTGCCCCCCCCCAAGTCCAGTCATCCTCTATAATAAGTGGTGCGGCACCTGTTTGCGCAGGATGTCCTGTGGAACCTGGTGCGGGAACTGTTTTCAGAACTGTACCACTCGAAGTACCCAGCATGCTGAGACATCAAGAGCAAAGCCACATGGGTCAGCGAGAAGTTTGACACCAGTGCTTGACTGCGCAAGACATTACAATTATTACCTGCGGTTAGCTGGAAAGTTCCGGCATGCTAGTTCAAAGTCGGGAACGTTGTTCAGTCAGAAGTGAGTCCTCTTCAAGAAACTTTTCTGAAAGTTCTCCATCAGAAGCACTGTGTGTCTCAAAGCCTGAAGGTGGCACTGTGGAGACTTCTGTTACAAAGAGCAATATGTTTATTCCTTGAGACTAGTGTCAGAGTTATCATACTGCGCTGTGGAGCTACGATTGTTGTGCTTCCAGGCCTTTCAACTTGCGGTAGAGGCACTGCTTCCATTCCTCTTCGGGCACGTCTTTGGCCCAAGGAGGCAGGTGAGAGCTGGGCAGTTCAAACCCTGCCATGGCGGCTTGGATGGCTTGAATTTGTGCTGCATAGGAACCCGAATCAAAATTTATTTTCAgcgtattcattcattcattaaagtATCCCATGGGTTCCACATGAGAACACTGTGTGAGGGAGCGGTAAATTTTTGTTTTACAGAAAGTCAGCAAAgcaaaagaaaagtgaaaaacaAGTATTATTACATCTTAAAGTCCTGGCTGTATGAACTTGAAACGGCAAATGAATACACCACACAATGCCATTGGTAACACATAAACATAAAATACAACTGATCAATTTTTGATTGAATGAAAGCTAAAAAGTAAATGGGGATCAAACGTTACACAACAGTTAGAACGACGTCCACAGATTAAGGATCAAAATGAGCCACACAACATAGATAGGTACACAATTATAGAGCAAAGCAGTGGTGCTGCCACATGGCTTTGGCATAGAGGCTAAGCcagcttacgaaaaaaaaaaggagtgagtTTCTTTGTCTTTGGCGGCTGGAGTGAACGAACGCTTCCCACGGTGGGTCTATTGAGACAGTGCTGGGGGTCACTCCTTAGGATTCATTATGGTCAGTCAACTGTCGAAGACGTTGCATTCACGGTACCTTGTTGTTATTGTTTGCTTGTGTGTGTTATTGAAATTATTAGATTTGGCTGGCGATACCGTCATTTGCAAAAGTAGTTGAATAAATGTACACGACGTTGGGTTTGCCCAACCGCATCTGCTGCCTTCGTGAGCTCAAGAGTGGCACTGTTCCAGATCCCACAGGGTGCAAGTAATTTCACTGAGCCAAAATTGCCTAAATACAGGACATGTGCCAGTGACTCAATGCAGCCAATATTTCATCCCGGAATTTCGAACCTTGACCTTCACTTTCTCATTCAGCGATCAACCAAATGTGGTAAATTATCACAATTACAGTTACCATAAAAGGGCATTTCGACGACATACTGTTTCTCTTT
This region includes:
- the LOC119163996 gene encoding uncharacterized protein LOC119163996 isoform X1, with translation MWKHQNRRPRQATAHDGLRSTSSVIRGGSFEQHLAARHMMLHWLAIQKASAAVDTGRQCPRPNEHVKQAAHKAQAHEWKGGKQSSATAAVVVAKLSNLLSRCHPVGMAPATGGRSSAAQLAQSRLAQMPWCYQAPLRHAERTSAETTQNDQPNLKEEDHSSTLDSSTPYLNFLARLTEHLVHQPDLSDEMSCGTWCGNCFQNCTTRSTQHAETSRAKPHGSARSLTPVLDCARHYNYYLRLAGKFRHASSKSGTLFSQK
- the LOC119163996 gene encoding uncharacterized protein LOC119163996 isoform X2 is translated as MWKHQNRRPRQATAHDGLRSTSSVIRGGSFEQHLAARHMMLHWLAIQKASAAVDTGRQCPRPNEHVKQAAHKAQAHEWKGGKQSSATAAVVVAKLSNLLSRCHPVGMAPATGGRSSAAQLAQSRLAQMPWCYQAPLRHAERTSAETTQNDQPNLKEEDHSSTLDSSTPYLNFLARLTEHLVHQPDLSDEALHGACEKYIATEANGLDQDVLWNLVRELFSELYHSKYPAC